The following coding sequences lie in one Trichoderma breve strain T069 chromosome 1, whole genome shotgun sequence genomic window:
- a CDS encoding AFG1-like ATPase domain-containing protein produces MRAGLSGGVGRYLDAAAKRGTYQVSLATTRSMATVSDRPVVGLGPLEEYDRRVDAGILRNDEHQRGIIENLQHLHNELRNYHAPPVVHPSFDLLKPAKKSVFSSLFGNGGAAKATIKDIPENLPRGLYLFGDVGSGKTMLMDLFYDTLPSTVKTKTRIHFHNFMQDVHKRLHKLKIQHGSDVDAVPFVAADIAEQGNVLCFDEFQCTDVADAMILRRLLESLMSHGVVLVTTSNRHPDDLYKNGIQRDSFIPAIKLLKNRLHVINLDSPTDYRKIPRPPSGVYHTALDQHAESHAEKWFRFLGDSENFAPRSETQRVWGRDIFVPRVSGRCAWFTFDELIKKPKSAADYLELVRKYDAFIVTEVPGMTIRERDLARRFITFIDAVYEGNAKLVLTTEKPLAELFVSRDEIAESLLQSNPTAETTKAATENVMENLESSVVDKLKNSNLFAGEEEAFAFARALSRLSHMESKEWVERGLGLESQGGKEDKDSWTKTRSRQMEDSM; encoded by the exons ATGCGAGCGGGATTGAGTGGCGGCGTTGGAAGATATCtcgatgcagcagcaaagcgCGGGACATATCAGGTTTcattggcgacgacgagatcTATGGCGACCGTTTCAGATCGTCCGGTGGTTGGGCTGGGTCCGTTGGAGGAGTATGATCGGCGGGTGGACGCTGGGATTCTGCGGAACGACGAGCATCAACGAG GCATCATCGAGAACCTGCAGCACCTCCACAATGAGCTGCGCAACTACCATGCGCCGCCTGTTGTCCATCCTAGCTTCGATCTCCTCAAGCCCGCCAAGAAGTCCGTCTTCTCGTCGTTATTCGGCAATGGCGGCGCCGCAAAGGCTACGATTAAAGATATTCCCGAGAACTTACCTCGGGGATTGTATCTATTCGGTGACGTGGGCAGTGGCAAGACGATGCTCATGGACCTGTTCTACGATACCCTACCCAGCACGGTCAAGACAAAGACGAGAATACACTTCCACAACTTTATGCAGGACGTCCACAAGAGGCTGCACAAGCTGAAGATACAGCATGGCagtgatgttgatgccgtGCCGTTTGTTGCGGCGGACATTGCGGAGCAGGGCAATgtgctttgctttgatgAGTTTCAGTGCACGGATGTGGCAGATGCCATGATTCTGCGGAG GCTACTAGAAAGTCTCATGTCTCACGGTGTAGTCCTGGTAACGACATCGAACCGACATCCTGATGACCTCTACAAGAACGGCATCCAGCGAGACTCGTTCATCCCGGCaatcaagctgctcaagaacCGCCTACATGTCATCAATCTCGATTCACCAACCGACTACCGCAAGATTCCTCGGCCACCCTCGGGGGTATACCACACCGCCCTGGACCAGCACGCCGAGTCGCACGCAGAGAAATGGTTCCGCTTCCTCGGCGACTCGGAGAACTTTGCGCCACGCTCCGAGACGCAGAGGGTCTGGGGGCGCGACATTTTCGTCCCGCGCGTCAGCGGGCGGTGCGCCTGGTTCACGTTTGACGAGCTTAtcaagaagccaaagtcggCGGCGGACTACCTCGAGCTGGTGCGCAAGTACGATGCCTTTATCGTCACCGAGGTGCCTGGCATGACGATCCGCGAGCGGGACCTTGCGCGCCGGTTCATTACTTTTATTGACGCTGTTTATGAGGGCAATGCTAAGCTTGTGCTTACTACTGAGAAGCCCCTGGCTGAACTGTTTGTCTCGCGGGATGAAATCGCCGAGAGCCTGCTGCAAAGTAATCCGACAGCCGAGACTACAAAGGCCGCTACGGAAAATGTGATGGAGAATCTCGAATCCAGCGTCGTTGATAAGCTGAAGAACTCGAACCTATTCGCtggtgaggaagaggccTTTGCGTTTGCCAGAGCCCTGAGTCGGTTAAGCCACATGGAGAGCAAAGAGTGGGTTGAAAGAGGACTCGGGCTGGAAAGCCAGGGAGGcaaagaggacaaggacagcTGGACGAAGACGCGAAGTCGACAGATGGAGGATTCGATGTGA